One part of the Pirellulales bacterium genome encodes these proteins:
- a CDS encoding HDIG domain-containing protein, whose product MNRDDAYALVCEYTQSDSLRKHMLAVEAAVRAYARKFGEDENVWGITGLLHDFDYERWPNPPDHPLKGAAILAERGYPDPVIYAIKSHADYLPDCPRVSRLDKALYACDELAGFCTAAAMVRPEGIIGMKASSVRKKMKAKGFAAAVNRDDIVRGAADLGVDLDEHVQFVIDAMAQIATVLGLDGRTHIA is encoded by the coding sequence ATGAATCGAGACGATGCCTATGCTTTGGTCTGCGAGTATACGCAGAGCGACAGCTTGCGGAAGCACATGCTGGCGGTCGAAGCGGCGGTGCGGGCCTATGCCCGAAAGTTCGGCGAGGACGAAAACGTATGGGGGATCACGGGTCTGCTGCACGATTTCGATTACGAACGCTGGCCGAATCCTCCGGATCATCCGCTGAAGGGCGCAGCGATCCTTGCCGAGCGCGGATATCCGGATCCTGTGATTTATGCGATCAAGTCGCACGCCGATTATCTGCCGGATTGTCCGCGGGTGTCGCGGTTGGACAAGGCGCTCTATGCGTGCGACGAATTGGCCGGCTTTTGCACGGCCGCGGCAATGGTTCGGCCCGAGGGAATCATCGGGATGAAAGCGTCGAGCGTCCGCAAGAAGATGAAGGCCAAGGGGTTTGCCGCGGCGGTGAACCGCGATGATATCGTCCGCGGCGCGGCGGATTTGGGGGTCGATTTGGACGAACATGTTCAGTTTGTGATCGACGCGATGGCGCAAATTGCCACGGTCTTGGGGTTGGACGGTCGGACGCATATTGCTTGA